The Lysinibacillus pakistanensis genome includes a window with the following:
- a CDS encoding GNAT family N-acetyltransferase, with product MEIRSVKGSDYYVISPLINEWWGGRNMSDKLPKLFFDHFAQTSFIAEKDGKLVGFLIGFLSQTHSNEAYIHFVGVHPEYRKHNIGKHLYNKFFNVVKHNNRSIVRCVTSPVNKVSIAYHTKLGFEIEDGDRIIEGLSLNTDYDGPNQDRVLFVKKLD from the coding sequence ATGGAAATTCGTTCAGTTAAAGGTTCAGACTACTATGTAATTTCACCTCTGATTAACGAGTGGTGGGGTGGCAGGAATATGTCTGATAAGCTACCAAAATTATTCTTCGACCATTTTGCACAAACAAGTTTCATTGCAGAAAAGGATGGTAAACTTGTGGGTTTTCTAATAGGATTCCTTTCTCAAACTCATTCAAATGAGGCGTATATTCATTTCGTTGGAGTTCATCCTGAATACAGAAAGCATAATATTGGAAAACATTTATACAATAAATTTTTTAATGTAGTAAAGCATAATAATCGAAGTATTGTTCGTTGTGTAACGTCACCTGTCAATAAAGTTTCGATTGCCTATCATACCAAACTGGGTTTTGAAATTGAAGATGGAGATAGAATTATTGAAGGCCTATCATTAAATACAGACTATGACGGACCGAATCAAGACAGAGTTTTATTTGTAAAGAAATTAGATTAA